The Acidobacteriota bacterium nucleotide sequence ATTATTCGTCAGTAGTCTTTGTTGGAGATTATGGTTCACCGGGCCGGGATTTGGCCATAGGTTCTTTTGGGAATTTGGTCGCTATTCAGTTTTGATGTGATTGTGCTAAAACCACAACCAGACTTTCGCAAGATGAATCAGGAGGGTGCGATGGTAGCAGTTTACAAACCAAAATCGCCCGAATTGCTGTCTGGTGACCAGTGCATCACGCTCCACGGAGTGACGGTTGAAACCTACCGCAAGCTCTCTTCAGAATTAGGAGATCGTTCCCGGCCACGGCTATTTTATTGTGAAGGAAGCTTAGAACTTGTGAGCCCATCACCACGCCATGAATCACTGGTTGAGTTTTTAAGATCATTGGTTCGGATTTGTGCCCGACTTTTTAAAAAGAAAGTGTATGGTTTTGGCTCAATGACGTTGGAGCGGGCCGATGGACAGGCTGGCGGAGAGCCCGACGCCGTGTTTTACCTTGGTCAATCCACTTCACTCCATCTGGCAACCCGATTTCGTCCAGGAGTTGATCCAGCCCCAGATTTGGTGGTTGAAGTGGATTTGAGCAGTTCTTCCCAGGAAAAAGTCAAAGAAGCCGGATTGTATGCCCAGCTCCAAATTCCTGAAATCTGGAAGTATAGAGAGGGCAATGAGTTGCAGATTTTGATCTTCCAGGAAGGGAAATATATTGAGCAAACCACCAGTCATCATTTTCCGGATGTCGCGTGTGAGTTGTTGCGTCAGGCGCTTAACCTTCACGATACAAAAGATCCTGAGACCGGGCTTCAGTGGTTTGAAAAACAACTTAAGCACATGGTTCGTGAGAAGAAGAAACAATGAGTGGGATGTCGCGAACAACTCGTGGTGAGAGAATGGAAAAGCTCTTCGCTTCTGAAAGCCGCTATCCAGCCGGATTTGCCAGGTTCGATGTGTTGGGAATATCCCAAAGTTTCAGGCTTGGACACGTTTCTGATTTCACGGAAGCTATCGAACAGGTTGCCGCTCGGCTCAATCGGAAGCCCCGTGAAATAGACGCTCACGGGTATGAAACAGAACTCATTGCCGCCGTTTGCAATCCTGAACAAACCCAATATGCCTGGGTGGAATATCGGTTTCGAGAGCTGGAAACCAGGGTGGATATCCAGTTTTATCTTCGGGAGGTAAAAGACGGCAATCTGGTAACTGACTGGATCATTGAAACCTACAATCCCTTTTTTGGATGTCAGGTGCAGTACCTTGCCTGGCACGAAGATCGAATCGTGGTGATCTACCTGGAAAAGCACCACGTCTACGTGGCCTGGTTGCGCCATGGAAAACTGATTCAGCGATTGAAAATCAACCACGAATGGCAAATCTGTGATGGGATGTTACTGACTTTGGGTTCAAAATTCCGGCTGTAGGCGGTTTTGTTCAGAGTTCCGCCTTCAGGCGGGTATTGGATTTGGTTGAAGCTGCAAAATCGTTTGTAAGAATCCTTTCACGATTGTGCCTTCACGCCACAAATTCCGAAGCGCCAGCCCCGTCAGGATGAATGAAATGCCAATCAGTGTCATCCACCCCAGATTGGTCAGTGGCGGCGGCATATCAGACCAACCTGTATTGGAGTTGTCGGTGAAGAACAGGTTGAAAACCTGATTGAGCCTGGCCCAGTTCAAAAAGATAACCCTGCATCCCAGCAGTTTTGGATTCCAAATTGTCAGGAGTGGAATAAGCCCAAAATCCAGAAATCCATACCAGAGCCAGCCGACTGAAAGACCTGCCAGAATTACTTTCCGAAATGTGTGACCGAGAAAAGCCAGAGTTTTCCAGGAATAGAGTTTCGGTTGGTTGAAAACGTATTGATTTGCTGACACGGTATCCTCCACAAAACCAATCAACATTGGACTTTTGGCCCAGGAAGACACCTGATTGTGTTGGTCAGTTCCCAAAAGAAATCAAACCGATCTCCCAAACCCAAATACCTTTTCATCAGTCCAAGGATGGGTTGGATTTTGTAAGTATTTGAATTTTCGTGGTTTTCGTGGTTTTCGTGGTTAAAATCGTCCTGGGATTTTCGGTAAGGTACGCATCACCTTTCAGTGTTCAAAGTCATAACAGTACACATCGTCGGGCAGCGTCCCAGGTTTAACCAGGGTAAGTTCCTGCAAGTACCCGGTGTGCAGGTCATACACCCAGCCGTGGAGGTATGGCCGCTGGTCGGTCTTCCAGGCCATTTGAATGATCGAAGTTCTGACCAGATTTCGCACCTGCTCTTCGACATTGAGTTCAACCAGTCGCCGCCAGCGCTGGTCTTTGGTGGGAAGGGCGTTGAGTTCGTCCCGGTACAGGTGATACACATCCTTGATGTTATGCAGCCAGGTGTTGATCAAGCCCAGGTTTTGATGCGACATCGCGCTTTTGACGCCTCCGCAGCCATAATGCCCGCAAATGATGACGTGTTTGACTTTGAGCACATCCACGGCATATTGCAGCACGCTGAGCAAATTCAAGTCCGAATGAACCACCAGATTGGCCACGTTACGATGAACAAACAGGTCTCCGGGGCCGGTTCCAGTGATATCTTCCGCCGGGACACGGCTGTCTGAGCATCCAATCCACAAATACTCAGGTTTTTGTTCGTCTTTGAGCCGCAGGAAATAATCGGGCCGCAGATCCAGTTTTTCCTTCACCCAGGCTTTATTCGCCAGCAGGAGTTTCTTGTATTCTTCCATTCGATCCTCCAAAAAGTTTCATCCACGCAAGCTGCGGGGGAATTTTTGAATCGAGATTCTTTTTCTCAATCGTGATATTTCGGTATTTGGCCAGTTCTTCAAATTCGGCAATTACTTCATAAATGTCCTGGTCAATGTAGAGCGATTTGGTCGCGTCCAGGATCAGGATGACGTCGTTTGGGATTTTGGTCAGTTGTTCTTTGAGTTCAGCTTTGTTGACAAAGGTCATGTCTTTGTTAAAGCGGATCAGGTAGTAATTGTCCTGATTGACACACGTCATGGCTGAGTGATGGTTGGCTCGAATGACAAAAAAGAGCCCGAAGAAAAACCCAATCGTGATTCCCACCAACAAATCCGTGAACACAATTGCCACGATGGTAATGATAAACGGAATGAATTGCTCGCTTCCTTGACGATACATCTCCTTGAAAACACTGACGTTGGCCAGCTTATACCCAACAACGAACAAAATAGCCGCCAGGCAGGCGAGCGGAATTCGATTGAGGAGCGTTGGGATCAATAACACGGCTCCAAACAAGAGGATCCCGTGGAAGATCGTCGCCATCCGGGTTCGGCTCCCGGCATAGACATTGGTTGACGTCCGAATCACCACCGAGGTAATGGGCAAACCGCCGAGCATTCCAGACGCCATATTGCCGATGCCCTGGGCCATCAACTCGCGATTAGTGTTTGAAATGCGCTTGAAGGGGTCAATTTTGTCAGCAGCCTCAATCGCCACCAGCGTTTCAAGACTGCCCACCGCCGCAAAGGTGATTGCCAGGGTGTACACCTCAGGGTTGGTCAGGGCTGACAAGCTGGGAAGGGTGAACTGATTAAAAAAAGTGCTCAGACTGGTTGCCACCGGCAATGAGACCAGATGACCATCCTCAGCCCGTAAATAAAACCCGGCAAAGTAAATCCGACACACCTCGTTGATCAATGTGCCGATACCCACCACCAGCAATGGGGCGGGCACCAGGCCCAGAACCCGATTTTGTTTGAAAAACGGTTGTTCCCAAAGTAGAAGAATCGCCAGCGAAACCACGGCGATGACCACTGCTTCCGGGTTAAAGGTGAAAACTGAATGAAGAATCGCAACCAGGGTATTTTCATCGCCCACTCCCTGAAGGAACCCGAAATCTCCGATATAATCCCGATCTTGTCCCAGCGCATGCGGGATTTGCTTGAGAATAATGACAATTCCGATAGCCGCGAGCATTCCCTTGATGACGGAGGTCGGCACGTAGTCTCCGATTCTGCCACCCCGAAACAGCCCAAAGATAATTTGAAGAATTCCTGATAACACGACCACAGTCAAAAAGGCTTTGAAACTGCCGCTTGATTTGATGCCGCCAGCCACCATCACCGCCAGACCGGCAGCCGGTCCGCTGACGCTGATTTCCGAGCCGGAGAGCATTCCCACCACCAGTCCTCCGACAATGCCGGCAATCACGCCTGAAAACAGCGGTGCGCCAGAAGCCAGGGCAATTCCAAGACACAACGGCAGGGCCACGAGAAAGACAACCAGTCCGCCAGGCAGGTCATAGTGGAGATTTGGTTTCAAGTGGCCTTCGAACAAAATCGGATTCTGTGGTTTCACCATACTGTTTGGCCGTTTCCCCTTTCCGGTTACTAAAAAAGGCTGTCGGTCTCCTTTGCAGTTGATCACAGCCCCAAATATCGCTGAACTTTTGAAAACTCCGCTAACTTACAGGTCTTTGCTCAATTCGACCAGCCTTTCTCGGTTGTGAAGGTCTGTCACTCATCGTGATTTTGAACCGGGTAGAGCCGGATCTCATTGTGGGCAAAAGGAGGTTGAGCAACAGTTTGCCACTATTCCGCATAAACGGGACACCCCGGAAGATCCTCCGGAAGTCGTTGGACCACACATTCCCAGCCGTCCATCTCTTCATCAATTTCAAAGGCATATCCGTGATTGGTCCCAACCTCAATGCAGATCAGATCAACCGCCCACAGGTCACGTTTGAATGCCAGAAGATAGGTAATGTCTTGCCATTCAATCACGGTTTCTTGCTCGATTTTGCCATTGACCGCGCGAGTCTTCCAAAGCTGATGTGGAGTGCAAATGATTGAAAACGTAGGAGATGGCTGCGGGTCTCGAAATCGCGCCAGGATGTGTGAAAGCCAGGTTGGTTTGGGTTCTGGCGGGTTGTTCATCGGGGAACCCTCCTGTCATCAGGGGAAATCAAGGTCAGGGCCGATGATTCGAAACAGTTGAGCACTGCGCTTTGGATGAAGTTGATCAAAGTCAGCCCACCACGAACCGGGTTTGACGAGGAACAAATGGGTGTCAGAGTTGAAGCTCAGTTCAAACAACCGGAGTTCGTACTCGTCTTGAAGAATATCATTGATTGCCCGCAGGCAAATATAACGGTCTTTCAGGCTGAAGCTCAACCCAAGCAGCCGTTCCTTTTCTTTATACTGGATCTGGATGTCGTCGTTGCCCATCCATTCAAAGGAAATTTTGTATGGAGCAATAACCTGGTTGATCGACCTGATGATTTCCTCTTCTTCTTCGCGCCAATCCACCATCACGGCTTCAGGAGATTCTTCAATCAATTCCCAGAGAATTTCTTCATCATCCGAGAAAAATCGTTCGTCAAAATGGGTGTTCGTCATATTTGAGAGGTAATGAGTGGATATCAAGGTTTTGCGACTGTTGGGTGTTTTTTCATTCATCCCCAAATCGAAACCAATCTGATTCGACTATATTTGGGTATGACGGCAGGTTTCCTATTTCCCAAGATTTTCCATACACAAAAATTACCAATTTGTACTTCCATTTCGTTGAAATCGTTGAAGCTGGCTCCGGCAACTTTTGAGAATCCTTTGAAGCGTCAGTTCCGTTCCTTCGAACATTAATCCCGGCGGTGCGTCGGTAAAAACAAGGTTGGCCGTTTTGTGGCACAGACCCGGAGACTGCTACCTGGAGTTCCCCTCCTGGTTTTATTTCAACTGGTGGATCGTTGAAGGCGGCTGTCCAACACGTACCGGTAACCGGCCAACAATCCTCAGTTTTTGATAACCGGTTGAATGTCTTGAATCCGGGCGTATCGGTCCTGAAGGGGTTTAAACCCGATTTTCGGTACAATCTTGTTTTTGATAACCGGTTGAAGATCTTGAATCTGGGTGTATTGCTCCTGAAGGGGTTTAACCCCGATTTCATGCGGTGCCATCGGTTGGGGAGATTGGCCAAAGGGCAAAATCAAACAAATTAGCATGAGAAGGGTAACCATAGTCTTTTTCCTCTATGAAATTTTGAAATCGAAACGGTACGAAGGCAAAAGCGAAATGCCTCAGGATTCATAACTGGTTTTGTTCTTCTGCCTCAACCTCTACAAAGTAAATGACATCCAGGAGCACAAACCGATGAAACCACCATGGACCGCCTTTTTGAATCGCTCCAATAGATTTTATTTTGAGTCCTCGACTTGTCACTAACCTTAGTACAAGTCCCCATAAAAGGGGTATGAAATTCGATCACTCGCTGGGGAAAAATTGGTTTTCGCCCGGATGGGCGCTGGAAAGTAGCCGGTGGCAAGTGTCGCTTTGGACATGCGGCCACCGGAAAGAATCGCCCGTGAGGTGCGCGCCCGGATGGGCGCTGGAGGTGTGGTTCGGTCACTTTTCCTTTGGAGTTTCAGTCACTCGCTCACGATTCTGGTTCCAGCGCCCATC carries:
- a CDS encoding Uma2 family endonuclease, whose product is MVAVYKPKSPELLSGDQCITLHGVTVETYRKLSSELGDRSRPRLFYCEGSLELVSPSPRHESLVEFLRSLVRICARLFKKKVYGFGSMTLERADGQAGGEPDAVFYLGQSTSLHLATRFRPGVDPAPDLVVEVDLSSSSQEKVKEAGLYAQLQIPEIWKYREGNELQILIFQEGKYIEQTTSHHFPDVACELLRQALNLHDTKDPETGLQWFEKQLKHMVREKKKQ
- a CDS encoding carbonic anhydrase, with translation MEEYKKLLLANKAWVKEKLDLRPDYFLRLKDEQKPEYLWIGCSDSRVPAEDITGTGPGDLFVHRNVANLVVHSDLNLLSVLQYAVDVLKVKHVIICGHYGCGGVKSAMSHQNLGLINTWLHNIKDVYHLYRDELNALPTKDQRWRRLVELNVEEQVRNLVRTSIIQMAWKTDQRPYLHGWVYDLHTGYLQELTLVKPGTLPDDVYCYDFEH
- a CDS encoding SulP family inorganic anion transporter, whose protein sequence is MVKPQNPILFEGHLKPNLHYDLPGGLVVFLVALPLCLGIALASGAPLFSGVIAGIVGGLVVGMLSGSEISVSGPAAGLAVMVAGGIKSSGSFKAFLTVVVLSGILQIIFGLFRGGRIGDYVPTSVIKGMLAAIGIVIILKQIPHALGQDRDYIGDFGFLQGVGDENTLVAILHSVFTFNPEAVVIAVVSLAILLLWEQPFFKQNRVLGLVPAPLLVVGIGTLINEVCRIYFAGFYLRAEDGHLVSLPVATSLSTFFNQFTLPSLSALTNPEVYTLAITFAAVGSLETLVAIEAADKIDPFKRISNTNRELMAQGIGNMASGMLGGLPITSVVIRTSTNVYAGSRTRMATIFHGILLFGAVLLIPTLLNRIPLACLAAILFVVGYKLANVSVFKEMYRQGSEQFIPFIITIVAIVFTDLLVGITIGFFFGLFFVIRANHHSAMTCVNQDNYYLIRFNKDMTFVNKAELKEQLTKIPNDVILILDATKSLYIDQDIYEVIAEFEELAKYRNITIEKKNLDSKIPPQLAWMKLFGGSNGRIQETPAGE